The following nucleotide sequence is from Pedobacter sp. PACM 27299.
GTTAAACGGCTGTCGAAAAACTCCATGTCCATACCGAAATTGGCAGACATATTGGTTTCCCATTTAATTTTTGGGTTAGCCAATTTGTTCGAAATTAATCCTGTACTTACGGAAGCATCATTTACAGCATAGCCTCCTGCTGTAGAACTTGCCAGGAATACTGTTCTGAATAAATCCTGTCCAATCCTGCTATTTCCTGCGGCTCCGTAACTCATTCGAAGTTTTAAACTGTTAAACCATTTTATATTGGCTTGCTTAAAAAACTCTTCTTCGGAAGTACGCCAGGCAATTTGTGCGGAAGGAAAATTACCATAACGGTTTTCTGGTGCAAATACGGAAATACCATCTCTTCTAAAATTGAAGGTGGCCAGGTATTTTCCTTTATAAGCATAAGATGCACGAGCAAAAATAGAAAGATTTCTCGTCCCAGCTACAGCAGAAGTCGGTTTATCCTGAACCGCACCATTTGGCAAGTCTGTTTTTTGAATGTTCGCAAAAGCTTCATCCGGGGTAATATTTGCCGGGAACCATTTTATCGTCATGCTATTGGAATTGACATCATCTCTTCGCAGCTCCTGTCCGGCTAGCAGCTCGAGACTATGATCTTTCCCTAAATCCGGTCTGTAAGTTAAAGTATTGGTATTGATAAAGGACGTAGTACTGGAATTGTCCAGCTGAATGGCCGGCATATTCGCATTGTTTCTGGCAACACCAGTCAGCAGACCATTAAATACATCTACATTACGGTCGTTAAAGTTCATCCCCAGCGTACTTTTTAAACTTAGATTCTTTAAAATCTGAAAGCTCACATACGCACTGCTGATTAAATCATTACGGTAATCAGCTTTTAATTCATTGTGTGCTAAACTGATGGGATTGGTTAGCTGTGTAGCCAGAAAATCTGCATCAAATAAATCACCTGAATCACCACCACCCAGATAAGGTAGGTAACGCACCGCATTTCTTAAACGGTTCGCACTTTGCGATTGCGTACTGCTGGTACCAATCCCATCTACACGCTGGCGACTATATCTTGCATTCAAGCCAAAACGTAATTTATCGGAAATCTTATGGTCAAAACGAAAAGAGGCAAATGTTCTTCTATAACCAGACTCCAGCATGATCCCTTCTTCTTTGGTATTATTTAGTGAAAAGTTAAAGGTGGTTTTATCCGTTCCTCCAGAGATATTTAGTACCTGAGTACTTGACCATGCCTGGCGGCCAAAAACCTTATCCTGCCAATCTACTTTCTCAATATTCTTATAAATATCCAAATCTTCATAAGTTCCGTAAGCTTTTGTAAAATCATCTTTTACCTGCTGAGAAGTATTGTTATTATACAATTCATACTGATACTTTACAAAATTGTATGGATCCATCACATCCAGTTTATTGACAATCTGACGGGCACCACCAAATACATCAAAAGAAACCATGGTTTTTCCAGGTTTTCCAATTTTTGTGGTAATGATCATTACCCCATTCGACCCTCTGGAACCATAAATTGCGGTTGAAGCGACATCTTTCAATAAATTAATCGACTCAATCTCCCCAGGAGATAAAATAGAAAGTGCATTCTCTACAGGAATTCCATCTACAATATATAAAGGTGCATTATCGCCAGTTAATGAACTTCCACCACGCACTTTTACTTGAATATCGGCACCCGGATTACCTTCCGGGGTGGTTACCGATAAGCCAGCCATTTTACCTGCCAATGCCTGTGCTAAAGTCCCCACTGGAAAATCGGCCACATCTTTACCAGATAATACCGATACTGAACCGGTCAGCATTTCTTTCTTTACCGTACCATATCCAATATTGATCATCACCTCATTCAGCTGCGATACATCTTCCTGTAAAATAAAATTGACCTTTGATTGATTGCCTACAGCTATTTCCTGTGGAACATAACCAATATATCTGGCTATTAATATCGTCTCCCCCTGGTCAGGAACAGAAATCTTGAACTGGCCTTTATCATCCGTACTCACCACAATGGCAGTACCTTTGATCGAAATGCTCACTCCAGGAATAGATTCCTTGTTTGATTTATCAGTGACCTTTCCAGTTACCTGGCGAATTTTCTGGGCATCCGCCTCGAAAATTACGATAGCCAACAATACAAACAGTAGTAAAAATTTTTTCATACTCGTTCGGTTAAGAATCCCCAGATTTAGGATATGGGGTGGTTTAGTTTATTTTGGTTAGTAGAAAGGTTGCTCAACCTTCCATTAACAATTCTACATTGTTTTTATTAATAAAGTAATGGTAGAGCCAGATAAATTTGCGCAATCGTTCCCGACAACGTTGCCGACCTGAAAATCGGATGCTTTTAATTAGGAAGATAATTCTTATATTGCCCTGTATAGACCAAATTTTAACTTCTTCCCCCTTTTTTCATGTTCGAACCAACTACTCTAAAAGATATAGCAAAGGCCCTGGGTCTATCTACTTCCACTGTTTCAAGGGCTTTAAGAGACACCCATGAAATCAGTGCGGAAACAAAAAAAGTAGTTTTGGAATATGCTGAAAAAATCAACTACCGACCGAACCCTATTGCTTTAAGCTTAAAAGAAAGAAGGACCAAATCTATCGGAGTATTGGTGAGTGAAGTAGCCAACCATTATTTCTCCCAGGCCATTGGCGGAATTGAATCTATTGCTTACGATAGAGGTTATCATGTCATCATAACACAAACACATGAATCTTACGAGAGAGAAAAAATAAATATTCAGCATTTGGCTTCCAGAGGTGTAGATGGATTATTGGTCTCCTTATCTGCGGAAACAAGCGATACCAGCCATCTGGCGCGTTTACACGAACGCGGATTACCAATGGTTTTTTTCGACAGGGTGGCTAAAGATATTGAAACACATAAAATCAGTGCCAATAATGAACAAGGTGCTTATGAAGCTACAATCCAGCTGCTGGCATCCGGACGTAGGAAAATTGCCCACCTGACCAGCTCAGACCACCTTTCTATTAGTATCGAAAGATTGGCAGGCTATACTGCCGCTTTAAATAAATATGGAATTCCTGTTCAGCAGGAATATATCAAACATTGTCCGCATGGAGGAATGTTTCAGGAAGAAACTGAACAGGCCATTCAGGAACTCATGTCCCTGGAAGATAAACCAGATGCGATCTTTGTGGCTGGCGACCGGCTAAGTATTGGCTGTTTAACAGTATTGAAGAAATTTAATATTTCAGTACCTGAGCAAGTTGCAGTCTCTGGATTTAGCAATTCCGATGTATTGGATTTATTCAAATCTCCTTTAAGCTCAGTCAGACAACCCGCTTACGAAATGGGACGTATGGCCACAGAAATGCTGATCAAACTAATTGAAAGCAAATATCCGGTGACGGAATTTGAAAATAAGGTATTGGATACCGAATTGCTGATCCGCAGTTAATTAATCCTGTATTTTAGCAATCCGGTACGCACATCTCCGATCACCACTCACAATGTGGTCCATGCGATCAATACTGACACTTTCTCCAAGAACGAATTTAAATACGTTCAGCTCTGCTGTACAGAACCCCTGACAAGTTTTTGCAGCAGCGCAAATCGGACAATGGTTCTCTACCAGTAAATACCCGGATTCATCTTTCGTATATTCTGCCATGTACCCCTCACGAGTCCTGATCTCTGCCAGTTTTGCAATGCGCTCTTCTAAATCCGAAAGCGGTGATAATTCCTGGAAATAACGTTCTTTTCCCGCTTGTTCAGTTACATCAATAACTTTTTGCAATGCAGCCTCCCCCAATACATCCCGCATTCCCGCAATGAGCTTTACCGTTAATTCAGAATGGGTGTCTGGAAATTGAGCATTACCCTCAGGCGTCAGTTTAAAAAACTGTTTAGGCCTCCCTACTCCTGTCGATTCATTAAATGAACTCACCAATCCCTCTTCCGTAAATTTCAATAATTGTAACCTCGCCCCTTCATTAGTGATCCCCAGCTCCTTCGCGATAGAAGCAGCAGTGAGTGCCCCCCTGGTTTTTAGCAGCATTAAAAATCTGTTTGTCTTCATAATCTAATAAAACAAGTGTTTGCTTGTTATATTAACAAAAGTACTAACTTTGCCGAACTTATCAAGCCCATCAACTGATAATTATGCTTTAATAAAGTCAAGAAATGGGAAATGAACAATTATTGAATATTAAACACAAGGATTATGAAAATTAGGCTACAAAATAATACACTGACTATTCCTTTTGCTGCAACAGGCCTGCTGCCTGTTTATATCGTCCCCTATTGGAACGTGCTCTTTAAGTAACACTAAAGCTTTTCCTGCTTAAGGCGATCAGAATCGCCTGACCCTTCACTCAGCAATCTTTATAGATTTCATTGAGCAGGTATCCCTATGCCCAAATTTTTAAGAACAACAGCAAATTATCCACAAACAACAACGTCATCCAATGAACATTAAAGAAACAAAACTGCTCGTTTACCCCCTATTATTAGTCGCAATTTTCAGCGCTTGTTCCGCACCTCAGCAGTCAGCACAGCAACAAGGACTACCTGAATATCCAAGCCTATTGATTGAACCCAGTAAAACTGAAGTCGCAGTAGAATACCCAGCCATCCTGCAGGGCGAAGAAACGGTAGAAATCAGATCGAAAGTAGATGGCTACATCGAAAAAGTATATGTAACTGAGGGTACCCGGGTAACGAAGGGACAAGCCTTATTTAAAATTGATGCCAACAGCTTCCAGCAAGAGATGAACAGCAAACAGGCTGCGGTACTTGCTGCCGAAGCAGATCTAGAAACAGCCAGCATCCAGGCAGAAAGAACAAAAGCGCTGGTAGATAAGAAAATCGTGAATGACTTTGAGCTCACTGCCGCTAAAAATGTAGTACGCGTTAAAAAAGCGTCACTATTGCAGGCAAAAGCCAGTCTATCTGCCGCCAGGTCTAACCTGGCCTTCACGCATATCGTAAGTCCAATAAATGGTGTAGTCGGCAGCCTGCCCCATAAAATAGGAAGTTTAGTAAGCAGCAGCGCTGAAACCCCACTAACCAGTATCGCCAATACCACTAAGATCTACGCCTTTTTCTCCTTAAGTCAGCAGCAACTCACTGCTTTCTTAAACAAATATGATGGCAAGCAGGCAAATGATAAGTTTAAAAACATGCCCCAGGTTTCTTTAATCCTCGCAGATGGAACGGAATATCCAGCGGCAGGAAAAATCGAAACGCTAAGCGGCGTATTGAACGCCAGTACCGGTGCCGCAAATTTTAAAGCAATCTTCCCAAACCCGGAAGGAAAGCTATGGAGCGGCGCTACCGCAGTATTGCGCATTCCAACACTGCTTAATGCAGCCATTATGGTACCAAAAACTGCTACGTTCGAATTACAGGGCAAATATTTTGTCTTTACCGTAGACCCTGAAGCTACCGTTCACCATACCGCAATTGAAGTACTGAATGCCGGAACAGCAAAAGATTATATCGTAAGCAAGGGCTTAAAATCCGGCGATCAAATCGTTACTGAAGGGCTGGACAATTTAAAAGATGGTATGAAAATCAAAGTGACAGCAAAACCTGCAAAAGTGTCTGCTGTGGCTGCAAAATTATAAAAGAGATGTTAAGAAAATTTATAGAAAACCCGGTATTGTCTACGGTCATATCGATTATTATTGTCATACTCGGTCTTTTAGGCCTATTCTCCCTCCCAATATCACAATATCCAGAAATTGCCCCGCCTACAGTTGCCGTGTCTGCAGCTTACCAGGGTGCCAATGCAGATGTGGTCATGAAAAGTGTGATTGTACCCCTGGAGGAACAAATCAATGGTGTAGAAAACATGACCTACATGACTTCTAAGGCAAGTAACAACGGAAGTGCAACCATTACCATTTATTTTAAACAAGGAACAGACCCGGATCAGGCCGCGGTAAACGTGCAAAACAGGGTCACTAAAGCCACAAGCCTTTTGCCCAATGAGGTGATTAAAGCAGGAATTACGACCAGTAAAAAACTGAGCAGCACTGCCTTTAGCTTTCTACTATTCAGTAAAGATGGGGCCTATGACCAAAAATTCCTAGACAATTACCTGAGAATTAACATCATGCCACAGATGAAACGTGTGGAAGGTGTAGGTGAAGCAGATATCTATGGAAATCAGGAGTACTCGATGAGGATCTGGCTAAAACCGGATGCCATGGCCAGTTACCACCTGGTTCCTGATGATGTGATCGCTGCCCTAAAAGAACAAAATATTGAAGCAGCACCTGGTAAAATCGGAGAAAACAGCAAGCAATCAATTCAGTATGCTTTAAAATATACCGGCAGATTAGAAGAGGTATCGGAATTTGAAAACATCGTTCTCCGCAGTGCTGGACAAGGTGGCCTGGTACGCTTAAAGGACATCGCCAGCGTAGAATTTGGCGCATTAGACTATACCACCAGTTTAGTGACTCAGGGAAAAGTTTCTTCCGGTGGTGATGTCAGCCAGTCATCTGGTTCTAATGCCAGAGAATTGATCATTGCCTGTGAAAATATTTTGAAAGAAGCTTCCAAAGATTTCCCACCGGGAGTAGAATACCAAACCTTTCTAAATGCCAATGAATTTCTGGACGCTTCTATTGAAAAGGTAATCTATACCATTATAGAAGCATTTATTCTGGTATTCATAGTGGTATTTATTTTCCTCCAGGATTTCAGGTCTACCTTAATCCCAGCAATTGCCGTACCCGTAGCCATCATTGGTACGTTCTTCTTTTTAAAGCTCTTTGGCTTTACTATTAATTTACTGACACTTTTTGCCCTGGTACTGGCCATAGGAATTGTAGTAGATGATGCCATTGTAGTGGTCGAAGCCGTCCATGCAAAACTTGATCAGGGCGCAAAATCCGCTAAAAAAGCAACCATTCATGCGATGTCTGAGATTAGCGGTGCAATTGTTTCCATTACCTTAATCATGTCGGCAGTGTTTGTTCCGGTTACTTTTATCACCGGATCTGCAGGGGTATTTTATAAACAATTTGGATTAACCTTAGCGGTGGCCATCGTGATTTCTGCCGTAAATGCCCTGACTTTAAGTCCGGCTCTTTGTGCACTACTCTTAAAGCCTCATCAGTCCGACAAAGAACAGCCAAAACAAGGGTTTATGCCTAGATTCTATGCTGGGTTCAATGCTTCATTTGAATCCCTGACCGGTAAATATTTACGTGCAGTAAGGTTCCTGTTACGGAGAAAATGGCTTTCCATTATGGGTATCGCGGTTTTTGGATTGATATTTTATATGCTTTTGAAAACTACACCTACCGGTTTCGTTCCTAATGAAGATGGTGGTGCTCTTTATGGAGACGTCATTCTGCCGCCGGCCGCAACATTGGAACGAACAGAAGAAATCACCAATTTGGTGGACAGTATTGT
It contains:
- a CDS encoding SusC/RagA family TonB-linked outer membrane protein translates to MKKFLLLFVLLAIVIFEADAQKIRQVTGKVTDKSNKESIPGVSISIKGTAIVVSTDDKGQFKISVPDQGETILIARYIGYVPQEIAVGNQSKVNFILQEDVSQLNEVMINIGYGTVKKEMLTGSVSVLSGKDVADFPVGTLAQALAGKMAGLSVTTPEGNPGADIQVKVRGGSSLTGDNAPLYIVDGIPVENALSILSPGEIESINLLKDVASTAIYGSRGSNGVMIITTKIGKPGKTMVSFDVFGGARQIVNKLDVMDPYNFVKYQYELYNNNTSQQVKDDFTKAYGTYEDLDIYKNIEKVDWQDKVFGRQAWSSTQVLNISGGTDKTTFNFSLNNTKEEGIMLESGYRRTFASFRFDHKISDKLRFGLNARYSRQRVDGIGTSSTQSQSANRLRNAVRYLPYLGGGDSGDLFDADFLATQLTNPISLAHNELKADYRNDLISSAYVSFQILKNLSLKSTLGMNFNDRNVDVFNGLLTGVARNNANMPAIQLDNSSTTSFINTNTLTYRPDLGKDHSLELLAGQELRRDDVNSNSMTIKWFPANITPDEAFANIQKTDLPNGAVQDKPTSAVAGTRNLSIFARASYAYKGKYLATFNFRRDGISVFAPENRYGNFPSAQIAWRTSEEEFFKQANIKWFNSLKLRMSYGAAGNSRIGQDLFRTVFLASSTAGGYAVNDASVSTGLISNKLANPKIKWETNMSANFGMDMEFFDSRLTATLDLYQNRTKNLLLDANISTISGYPTQQQNVGKTQNRGLELQLGLLAVKSRNFTYNTSFNISFNQNKILELQNGVNSYLTQSGWVNSLADVKVEVGKPVGQFYGYISDGRYTVNDFNYVQNTNTGAYTYTLKSDVPNSRSLIGNREPQPGDMKVRKLSSSESMVITEEDRTVLGNAQPKFIGGFNNQFTYKNFDMSVFLNFSVGNKVYNANTLEFTSQFNVKDNNLLNIMTDRWQNFDANGIKVTDPAMLTAMNENTTYWTPTPGNYALTSFAVEDGSFLRITNVTLGYTLPQSLLKRTGFISKLRVYGTVNNLLTITGYSGYDPEANTRRNNPLTPGIDYAAYPRSRYILAGLNLVF
- a CDS encoding helix-turn-helix transcriptional regulator, whose amino-acid sequence is MKTNRFLMLLKTRGALTAASIAKELGITNEGARLQLLKFTEEGLVSSFNESTGVGRPKQFFKLTPEGNAQFPDTHSELTVKLIAGMRDVLGEAALQKVIDVTEQAGKERYFQELSPLSDLEERIAKLAEIRTREGYMAEYTKDESGYLLVENHCPICAAAKTCQGFCTAELNVFKFVLGESVSIDRMDHIVSGDRRCAYRIAKIQD
- a CDS encoding efflux RND transporter periplasmic adaptor subunit; the encoded protein is MNIKETKLLVYPLLLVAIFSACSAPQQSAQQQGLPEYPSLLIEPSKTEVAVEYPAILQGEETVEIRSKVDGYIEKVYVTEGTRVTKGQALFKIDANSFQQEMNSKQAAVLAAEADLETASIQAERTKALVDKKIVNDFELTAAKNVVRVKKASLLQAKASLSAARSNLAFTHIVSPINGVVGSLPHKIGSLVSSSAETPLTSIANTTKIYAFFSLSQQQLTAFLNKYDGKQANDKFKNMPQVSLILADGTEYPAAGKIETLSGVLNASTGAANFKAIFPNPEGKLWSGATAVLRIPTLLNAAIMVPKTATFELQGKYFVFTVDPEATVHHTAIEVLNAGTAKDYIVSKGLKSGDQIVTEGLDNLKDGMKIKVTAKPAKVSAVAAKL
- a CDS encoding LacI family DNA-binding transcriptional regulator, with product MFEPTTLKDIAKALGLSTSTVSRALRDTHEISAETKKVVLEYAEKINYRPNPIALSLKERRTKSIGVLVSEVANHYFSQAIGGIESIAYDRGYHVIITQTHESYEREKINIQHLASRGVDGLLVSLSAETSDTSHLARLHERGLPMVFFDRVAKDIETHKISANNEQGAYEATIQLLASGRRKIAHLTSSDHLSISIERLAGYTAALNKYGIPVQQEYIKHCPHGGMFQEETEQAIQELMSLEDKPDAIFVAGDRLSIGCLTVLKKFNISVPEQVAVSGFSNSDVLDLFKSPLSSVRQPAYEMGRMATEMLIKLIESKYPVTEFENKVLDTELLIRS
- a CDS encoding efflux RND transporter permease subunit, with protein sequence MLRKFIENPVLSTVISIIIVILGLLGLFSLPISQYPEIAPPTVAVSAAYQGANADVVMKSVIVPLEEQINGVENMTYMTSKASNNGSATITIYFKQGTDPDQAAVNVQNRVTKATSLLPNEVIKAGITTSKKLSSTAFSFLLFSKDGAYDQKFLDNYLRINIMPQMKRVEGVGEADIYGNQEYSMRIWLKPDAMASYHLVPDDVIAALKEQNIEAAPGKIGENSKQSIQYALKYTGRLEEVSEFENIVLRSAGQGGLVRLKDIASVEFGALDYTTSLVTQGKVSSGGDVSQSSGSNARELIIACENILKEASKDFPPGVEYQTFLNANEFLDASIEKVIYTIIEAFILVFIVVFIFLQDFRSTLIPAIAVPVAIIGTFFFLKLFGFTINLLTLFALVLAIGIVVDDAIVVVEAVHAKLDQGAKSAKKATIHAMSEISGAIVSITLIMSAVFVPVTFITGSAGVFYKQFGLTLAVAIVISAVNALTLSPALCALLLKPHQSDKEQPKQGFMPRFYAGFNASFESLTGKYLRAVRFLLRRKWLSIMGIAVFGLIFYMLLKTTPTGFVPNEDGGALYGDVILPPAATLERTEEITNLVDSIVRSIPEVELSSRLAGMDLINGFGGSYGALFIRLKPWSERKGPNQDVGSVVNQLFAKTAHIKGAKIIFFAAPTLQGFGNNNGFEVQLQDKTGGNYEAFGKSIGKFMAGINQRPEIMYATSPFNNGFPELEVNVNVARCKDAGVSVNTVLNTLQGYFGGVYASDFNKFGKQYRVMMQSHPDFREKEADLNKVFVKTENGLMAPISEFVTLKKTYGPEFINRFNLFTSTMVTGVPNKGYSSGDAIKAIEEVAAQTLSRGYTYEFSGLTREELSSGSQTIMIFALCLLFIYFLLSAQYKSYILPFSVLLSLPIGLAGAFIFANLFGIDNNIFLQISLIMLIGLLAKNAILIVEFALMHRLSGRSIVQSALLGAKARLRPILMTSFAFIFGLIPLMMATGAGALSNKSIGTAAVGGMLIGTLFGVFVIPVLFVIFQSLQEKISGAPIPNHPPRPIPEIN